The nucleotide sequence GTTCTCCACGAACCGCGGGTAGCCGCGGTCGATGTGCGCGACGTCCCACACCTCGGTCGAGCCGCGCGCGCACAGCCCGGCCAGCACCAGCCCGGCACCGGCCCGGATGTCGCTCGCCCACACCGGGGCGCTGGACAGCTCCGGCCGCCCGCGGACGACGGCGTGGTGGCCGTCGGTGCGCGCGTCGGCCCCGAGCCGCACCATCTCGTCGACGAACCGGAACCGGGCCTCGAACACATTCTCGGTGATCATGGACGTACCGTCGGCGACCGCGGACAGCGCGATCGCCATCGGCTGCAGGTCGGTCGCGAAGCCCGGGTAGGGCAGCGTCACGAAGTCGACCGCCTGGGGGCGCTCCGCCTGCACGATCGTGAACTCGTGCTCGCCGACGGTGATCTCGGCGCCCGCGCTGCGCAGCTTGTCCAGCACCAGGTCGATGTGGTGCGGGTCCACGCCGCGCACGGTCACCTCGCCGCGCGTCATCGCCGTGGCGAACGCCCAGGTCGCGCCCACGATCCGGTCTCCGATCACCCGGTGCGTGGTCGGCTGGAGCCCGGTGACGCCGTGCACGGACAGCGTGGACGAGCCCACCCCCTCCAGCTTCGCGCCCATCTGCTGCAACATCACGCAGAGATCGACGATCTCGGGCTCGCGGGCCGCGTTGTCGATGACCGTGGTGCCCTCGGCGAGCACCGCCGCCATCAGGATGTTCTCGGTCGCGCCGACGCTGGGGAAGTCCAGCCAGATCTGCGCGCCGTGCAGGTCCCCGGCGGACGCGGTGACGCTGCCGTGCACGATGTCGGTCGTCGCCCCGAGCTTGCGCAGGCCGTTCTGGTGCATGTCCAGCGGGCGGGAGCCGATCGCGTCGCCCCCGGGCAGCGGGACGACCGCGCGCCGGCAGCGGGCCACCAGCGGGCCGAGCACGCAGACCGAGGCCCGCAGCTTGGACACCGACCGGTAGTCGGCCTCCGCACCGGGATCGGCCGGGACGTCGATGTGCACCGTCGGGCCCTCGATCGTCACCGTGCAGCCCAGGCTGCGCAGGACGTCCGCCATCAGCGGCACGTCCAGGATCTCCGGGCAGTTCTCCAGCGTCGTCCGGCCCTCGGCGAGCAACGCCGCCGCCATCAGTTTGAGCACGCTGTTCTTCGCCCCGACGACGTCGACGGACCCACTCAGCCGGGCCCCGCCACGGACCGCGAAATGCTCCACCACGTTCTGAACGGTAACGGGACGGCTACCGGCGCCGGGGCTCGCCCCGACGTGTCGGCCGAAGGTTGGACCGTCCGGCGCAACACACCGAACGGTTGCCGCGGCCGCGCCGTCCGGTCCGGCCTGGTCGGCGTGTCACCGCACGCATAGCCTGTCGGTGTGGCGGTACACCTGACTCGGATCTACACGAAGACCGGCGACGACGGCACGACGGCTCTCGGTGACTTCAGCCGGGTCCGCAAGACCGACCCGCGGCTGGCGGCCTACGCCGACACCGACGAGGCGAACGCCGCGATCGGCGTCGCGGTGACGCTCGGCGGGCTCGCCGAGCGGATCGCCGATCCGCTGCGGCAGATCCAGAACGACCTGTTCGACGTCGGGGCCGACCTGTGCGCGCCGATCGTCGAGAACCCGGAGTACCCGCCGCTGCGGGTCACCGAGGGGTACGTGACCAGGCTCGAGGGCTGGTGCGACGAGTT is from Pseudonocardia autotrophica and encodes:
- the murA gene encoding UDP-N-acetylglucosamine 1-carboxyvinyltransferase, whose amino-acid sequence is MVEHFAVRGGARLSGSVDVVGAKNSVLKLMAAALLAEGRTTLENCPEILDVPLMADVLRSLGCTVTIEGPTVHIDVPADPGAEADYRSVSKLRASVCVLGPLVARCRRAVVPLPGGDAIGSRPLDMHQNGLRKLGATTDIVHGSVTASAGDLHGAQIWLDFPSVGATENILMAAVLAEGTTVIDNAAREPEIVDLCVMLQQMGAKLEGVGSSTLSVHGVTGLQPTTHRVIGDRIVGATWAFATAMTRGEVTVRGVDPHHIDLVLDKLRSAGAEITVGEHEFTIVQAERPQAVDFVTLPYPGFATDLQPMAIALSAVADGTSMITENVFEARFRFVDEMVRLGADARTDGHHAVVRGRPELSSAPVWASDIRAGAGLVLAGLCARGSTEVWDVAHIDRGYPRFVENLSALGADIARVAGEPER
- a CDS encoding cob(I)yrinic acid a,c-diamide adenosyltransferase translates to MAVHLTRIYTKTGDDGTTALGDFSRVRKTDPRLAAYADTDEANAAIGVAVTLGGLAERIADPLRQIQNDLFDVGADLCAPIVENPEYPPLRVTEGYVTRLEGWCDEFNPELPKLSSFILPGGTPGGAYLHVARTVTRRAERSVWALLEDDAERTNPLTAQYLNRLSDLLFILGRVANPDGDVLWQPGGPHGAPRS